The following is a genomic window from Lysinibacillus sp. JNUCC-52.
CAAATTTGTATTTTTGTCTTGAATATTTTTATCTTGAATCGCAAGTTTAGCTTTATTTAAAAACTTTAAGCATCCATTATAAAGCATTAATGTTAGCTCACCAGGTGAAGCAGTTGTGACACTATTTTGCTTATACGCGTTTTGTGCTGTTAAATTTGCTGCCAATAAAGGACAACTCCTTTTAGATGTTACTTATTTACTATTTTAAACCATTAAACAAAGAAAAGCTAATAGAGAAATTAATTTTTCTTATCGTAATACATACCGTCCATCACACGGACATTACCATAAGGATTAAAATATTGCACTTCACTTTTTTTCGTTTTTTGAAGGTTTGCCATATCCTGCTTTACTGCGCTCATTACAGCAGCCAATCGTTCTTTAATGCCATTATCTAATTCAAGCAAAGTACGATGAACGCGATCCTGTTCATCATAATGAAAACCTTCTTGTTTCAATCCATTGATAATCGTTCCACGCTTGTCCAACATATTATTAATAGTATCCACATAGTCATCACGATCTTCGCCATTTGGAATGTCACCTAATAATTTATATAGATTTGCAGACGCCTGTAATAGTTGATTGGTTAGTTGCATAAATTTCTCC
Proteins encoded in this region:
- a CDS encoding flagellar protein FliT; amino-acid sequence: MQLTNQLLQASANLYKLLGDIPNGEDRDDYVDTINNMLDKRGTIINGLKQEGFHYDEQDRVHRTLLELDNGIKERLAAVMSAVKQDMANLQKTKKSEVQYFNPYGNVRVMDGMYYDKKN